GTTGATCCAGCGACTGATCAGCTCACCGGTTTGTCTGCCAATGTCTCTGGGTGAAGAAAAGACTGAAGCCAGAGCGCCTGCATCAGTATAGGCTTTGGAAAAACCGATTACCGGAATTTTTTCACTATAACTGAGATAGAGGATCCATTTGGCCACTGACCGATTCAAAATTGCTTGGTCAGGAATTGCTATAAAGAGGTCGCTTGTCGCTACAACGGGTTTAAGGGCGGCGACAGGGTTGTCTTGATTCCCCAGGGTTCTGGTATGAAGATTAAACCCTTGTTGCTGTGCAATTCGGATCAGTTCGTCCAGGTACGATTTTGAGATAGGCCCCAATACTGTACCGATATCCTCGGCTTCTGGTTTGAGTAACCGGCCCAGATTAACGATACGCTGAAGAGGCTGATCCAGATAAACCGCTGAAAAGCGGTTGAGGCGGTCGCTGGGTAAATTCCTGGTAATTTTTTCAAAACTGCTTTTAGGTAAGAAGGTGGTGAGTATGGGGGTATGATTCAAGTTGCTGGCGGCGAATTGGGCCGCGGTTGAGCCAACAGTCACTATTAGTCTGTAGTTTTTGCTTTCCAGCTCTTTTGGTTTTGTATCGCTGATCTGGACAACGTCCAGCTGCGGTGGGTGCTGCAAATTTTCATGAAGTGTTGTCTGCAGCTGTTCGGATGCATCAATGTAGTAGGGTGTTTTCCCCGATAGCAGCACGGCGATGTGTGTATCAGTGGCAGCCAGGCTAAAACAAGCGCCGCACAGCAGCGCTAGGCTACATAGCCATTGAAGCGCAAACATCCGGAGTCTATTTAAGGTAAAGCTATCCATAGCTCTCGCTGTATCCATTTATCCTGCACTCAATTATATCCCATGCTACAGAATTTGCGTTGTAAAGAACCATTATTTTGTCTGAGCTGTTTAAGGCAGCTCAAGTTCAAACCTCAGGTAAACACGGGTTTCAAAGACATTGTTCTGACCGTGTTCGGAGTAGTCTTCGCCGAGATTCTGACCAATAAGTGACAGGCTGCCGTGACTGCGATTGACATTAAAACGGTATTTCAGTTGGGCATCGATACGCGTGAGCTCGTCAATGGAGTTACCGTCGCGCCAGTCAGCCTCACTCATATGGTACGTATTTACACTTGCGGTCAGTTGCTCAGTCAGCTGCTGGCTGACAACCAGGCTGGCTGTGTGGCGGGGGGCACGGTTATTGTGGTCTGATGTTACAACGTTGGTTCCGGTGTTTCTGCTGATGTAAAAGCTGTCCACATCGCGATAACTGTACTGCGCTGCTATCAGCGTTCCCTTTGCCGGGCGGTAGCGTACTTGCCATTCGAAACCGGAGATGTCTGCTTCAAGCCCGTTGGTTCTGGTCGCAAAAAAGTCATCAGGGTCGAGAATATTGATCCCCGGGGGAGCCGGGGCGTGGTGGACTTCCAGTCCATCACGAATCTCTTCCCGGAAAAGGCGTATATCGGTGGTCAGGTCGCCATCCATGAAATAGCCTATATAACCCAGCTCATAACTGGTGAGCTTTTCTTCCTTGATGTCGTCAACACTGCGTCGAATAGCCTGTATCAGCAGGTCTTCAAGAAAATCGGCGTTGAATTCATCCGCCTCTACTAATGAAGGGGAGCGCCGACCGCGAGCAATGCCGATGCGAAACGTATGCTGGGGAGAGAGGTGGTAGTTGAGTGCCGTTCTTGAAGAAAAAATAGTGTCCACCAGATTGTTATCTTCGATCATCACTCCGGTGTTGAATGTCCATTCTGGAGCGATGAGCCATTCGCCATGCCCGAATAAGCGGCGGCTGTTGAGCGTATGTGCATCATTGTCACCAAATAAGCCCGCTGCCTTAACCTCCTCATGCCGGAAGGCGCTGCCCCAGGTTGCACGGAGACTTTCGTTGAGCTGCAGATGATGCTCCAGCTCAATATCGTAGCGTTCGGTTTTGATTTTTTTAAAGCCGAAAACCACCGGTTGGTCGGCAACACCAATGAGCATTGGGACCATTTCTGGTGTAACAGTAAAGCCCAGTCGTTCACTTAACAGGCCGGATGCCAGGCCGAGGTTTTCATAATTTTCCCCCTCAAGCCTATCGTGGTAGACGTGCAGTTGTAATTCGTTGCCTGAAGGGAGCGTATGGTTCCACTTTAATGATTGGTGGCTGGTATCAAACACTGTAGAGGTATATTCGGTCGGGTGGTCCACATCGCCCCAGCCTGGTCTGCTATGGGTGAAACCCAGCTGCAGATCCAGAACATCCTGCAGGTTGGGAGTGTAGATGCCGCGCAGGTTGAGGCTGGTTTGTTCAGTGCCATCTTGCAGTGGGCCATTTTCGCCATCCGGATCATTGGTAACGGTTGGGAAACCGTCATTTCTGCGATAGTGGAGTGCGGTTCGAAAGGCCAGATCTCCCAGTTGATTGTTGTGAATAATACTGCCTTCCCGGGTGTCCTGATCGCCAATAGTGGCGATTAACCTGGTTCCCTTATCCTGAACAGGTGTGCGGGTAATAATATTCACTGCACCCAGAAAGGCATTGGAGCCGTGTGCCGGTACGCTGGAGCCGCGGACAATTTCAATATGATCGACGTCGTTAATGCTCAGTCCCAGAGCTGGCCAGCCAGTGCTGGAGAAAGCCGGGCTATAAATCGAGCGGCCATCCACCATGACTTCGAGGTGATTCGGAAACTCTCGCCCGAATCCATGGTAGGCAATTCCATAGCGGTTGCCGTTTACGGCATAGGCCTGAAAGCCGGGTACCAGGCGAAAGATATCCAACCAGGTCTGAGCGCCGGAGGCTTCGATTAATGCGCGGTCAATAACGGTAGTGCTGGCGGGAGTCTTATCCAGTGATTGGGACATCCGCGAAGCTACAGAAACGATGGGAATATCACCGAATACATCCTGTTCGGTAATAAATTTGCTGTTGTCACCGTTTGCCACTGAAATCATTATCGTGGTGACTAGTATCGGAGTAATCGAGTTTTTTAATGTCAGTGTCTGCAGCATGATTCAGTTGCCTTGGGCGGAAATGATCTCTCATCTACCATTCTATTTATCTCTAGCAGGATTACCAAGTTTAAAGAGGCGTAAACAGTTGAGAAGAAAGGATTTGTAACGATTTTGCTAACAGGTCAGTGGTAATATAGTGATACAGGAGAGGATAGTCATGTCGCTAGAAGATCATCGTCGCGAATATCAATATGGCAAGTTGAGCCGGTCGTTGTTAAATGACGACCCTTTTAAGCAGTTTCAGTTATGGATGGATCAGGCGGTAGCGTCTGATGTTTTGGACCCGACTGCCATGATATTGGCAACAGTCGCACCGGATGGCAAACCCTGGCAACGGACCGTTCTGTTAAAGGGGTTTAGCGAACAGGGTTTTGTGTTTTACACCAATTACGGCAGTAGAAAAGCGCTTGATATTGCTGGCAATGCGCAGGTCAGCTTGTTGTTTCCCTGGTTGTCGCTGGACAGGCAGGTGACCATTGGCGGTCGTGCTGAGAAACTTTCCGTTAGTCAGTCACTGGGTTATTTCGTCAAGCGACCCCGAGACAGTCAGCTGGCGGTATGGACCTCCAGGCAGAGCCAGCAACTGTCGTCGCGGCAAATGCTGGAATCGCAATTTGCAAAAATGAAGGAGAAATTTGCCAAAGGTGATATCCCGCTACCGGATTTTTGGGGGGGCTACCGTATCGTGCCGGAGGAGATACAATTTTGGCAAGGTGGTGAAAACCGGTTGCACGACAGGTTTCAGTATTTGCGTGGGGAGCAGGGCTGGCAAATTTCCCGCTTGGCTCCGTAGGGTAGGAGCTGCTTTTGTCTGGTATTGCCTGCTCCGGAACCAACATTAACAGGTTAGCGGCCAAAGAACGCAAACCCCGGCTTTTTAGCCGGGGTTTTTTATGTGGGCATGTTGCCGGATTATTTCCGTTTCATGGATTGGAAAAACTCATCATTGGCCTTGGTGACCTTGAGTTTGTCAATCAGGAACTCAATGGCGTCACTGTCGTCCATGCCGTGGAGCAGTTTGCGCAGAATCCACACTCGTTGCAGTTCGTCTTCAGCCATCAGTAGATCCTCACGGCGAGTACCTGAACGGCGCACATTGATAGCAGGGTACACGCGTTTTTCGGCAACCTTGCGGTCCAGGTGCAGTTCCATATTACCGGTGCCTTTAAACTCCTCGTAAATGACCTCGTCCATTTTTGATCCGGTTTCCACCAATGCAGTGGCAATAATGGTGAGGCTGCCCCCTTGCTCAATGTTTCTGGCGGCGCCAAAGAATCGTTTTGGGCGCTCCAGCGCGTGAGCATCCACACCACCGGTCAATACTTTCCCGGATGATGGTTGCACAGTATTGTAAGCGCGTGCCAGCCGGGTAATGGAATCCAGCAGGATCACGACATCTTTTTTGTGCTCAACGAGCCGCTTGGCTTTTTCAATCACCATTTCGGCCACTTGAACGTGGCGCGAGGGGGGCTCATCAAAGGTTGATGCAACCACTTCTCCGCGCACCGAACGCTGCATTTCAGTTACTTCTTCCGGGCGCTCGTCAATCAGCAGCACAATGATGTGGCAGTCCGGATTGTTGCGCACAATGGATTGGGCAATGTGCTGCATCATAATGGTCTTGCCGGCTTTTGGTGGCGCTACGATAAGGCCGCGCTGACCTTTGCCGATGGGTGCCAGAAGATCAATGATGCGGCCTGTCAGGTCTTCGGTGGAGCCATTCCCTGCTTCCAGAATCATTCGTTCATCGGGGAACAGTGGTGTGAGGTTTTCAAAGAGAATTTTGTTGCGAGCATTTTCAGGTTTATCGTAGTTGATTTCGTCAACTTTGAGCATCGCAAAATAGCGCTCACCGTCTTTGGGTGGTCGGATTTTCCCCGAAATGCTGTCGCCAGTGCGCAGATTAAAACGTCGAATCTGGCTGGGGGAGACATAAATGTCGTCAGGACCCGCCAGGTAGGAGCTGTCTGCAGAGCGAAGAAAACCAAAACCGTCTGGAAGAATTTCCAGTACACCGTCGCCATAAATATCCTCACCACTTTTGGCGTGACGCTTAAGAATGGAGAAGATAATGTCTTGTTTGCGGGAGCGGGCCAGATTGTCGAGGCCTATTTCTTCGGCGATTTTGAGCAGCTCGCCAATAGGTTTGGTTTTCAGATCAGTTAGGTTCATAAAAATGGACATATTGTTTTTGTGAATGGGAGGAAATCAGATTGATTGTTGCTCTCGGCTCGCCTGGTCAGGTCGGCAGGGATTGAATACGTGCGCAGGGCGTCTTTGCAAAAAAAATGGTTAATTGGTTTTAAATTATTGGAAAGAAGTCTTGCGGATGGCTTGCAGTATAGCTCGAGTTTTAAAAATGACAACTACATCTGTGCAGTATCAGGCGACGGTTGCCCGTCGCCGTTTCATATACTTATAAAGAACTGTCAATAAATTCGATCAGTTGGGTTTTTGACAGCGCACCAACTTTGGTTGAATCCACGGCGCCGTCTTTAAATGTAATCAGCGTCGGGATGCCGCGAACATTGTATTTGGCGGCAACTTCCCGGTTGTTGTCTACGTCAATCTTGCAGATTTTAACCTTGCCTGCGTACTCTTCAGCCAGCTCGTCCAGCAGCGGTGCAATCATTTTACAGGGGCCGCACCAGGTTGCCCAGAAATCAACCAATACGGGAATATCGGAAGCCAGTACGTCGGTATCAAAACTCGAATCAGTGACGTGAACGATGTTGTCGCTCATAGAAATTCTCCAGCTTGGGGGTAGCAGTTTGCTATCAGTTTCAGTACGAAAGGTTTTGTATCGTGTAAGTGTGGCATCATAACATTCGTTTTTGTGTGCAACAAATCGAATCGCTGGATTATATGGAGGCGTTATCAGTTATGGATACTGAACCGAATAGTCTAAAACGGTTCTAAGCGAGAATAAAAGGGAATGACATTGCTTGTCCGGAGAAACAATGGCTACAAAAAAAATAATACTGCTCGTCCTTGTGATAGCGCTACTATTCGGTTTTTTTCTGCTTGATGCTAGGCAATATTTAACACCACAGTTTTTTCGTGAGCTTTATCAGCAAGAACCCGTCTTGACGGCACTGCTTTTCTTTTTTATCTATATTGCCGTTACGGGCTTGTCTTTGCCGGGAGCGGCATTGCTGACCTTGGTTGGTGGCGCTATATTTGGTCTCTGGACAGGTTTTTTGCTGGTGTCATTTGCCAGCACTATCGGCGCGACACTGGCGTTCTTGATGGCCAGATTTTTCTTGCGTGACTGGGTGCAAAAAAAGTTCGCAAGGCATCTGGGGGCCGTTAACCGGGGTATTGAAAAAGATGGCGCATTTTACCTGTTCTCCCTGCGCCTGATTCCCGTGATTCCATTTTTTGCAATCAATCTGGTGATGGGATTAACGCCGATAAGAGTGGTGACTTTCTATCTGGTTAGCCAGTTGGGTATGGTGGCAGGCACGTTGGTTTACGTGAATGCCGGAGCAGAACTGGGGGCGGTGGAGGTGTTCTCCGCTGCGGGTATTTTGACACCGGGCCTGTTGTTCTCTTTTGTCTTGTTGGCCGCTTTCCCTTTTATTGCCCGAACGTTGCTTGAGGCATTTCAGCGGCGGCGCGTTTATCAAGGTCACAATAGGCCTGCCAAATTTGATACCAATATGGTGGTGATCGGGGCCGGTAGTGCCGGGCTGGTGTCGGCTTACATCGCAGCGGCAGTGAAGGCCAAAGTAACGCTGATTGAAAAACACAAAATGGGCGGCGACTGCCTGAATACCGGTTGTGTTCCGAGTAAAGCGTTGATTCGGGCAGCGAAGTCTGTCAAAGAAATCAGAATGGCAAACCAGTTCGGTATCAACGTTGGTGAGCCAGAGGTGGACTTTGCCAGGGTGATGGCGCGTGTTCACGAGGTCATAGCGAAGATCGAGCCTCACGATTCGGTTGAACGTTATACGGCTCTTGGTGTGGATTGCCTTGCCGGAGAAGCAAGGATTTCCTCTCCCTGGCGGGTGGAGGTAGATGGTAAAAGTATCAATACCCGCAATATTGTTGTGGCTACCGGCGCCAGACCTTTTGTGCCGCCAATACCTGGATTACAGGATATGGATTATTTAACCTCTGATAATCTGTGGAGCTTGAAAGAGTTGCCGAATCGACTGCTGGTGATGGGGGGTGGCCCCATTGGTTGTGAATTGGCGCAGGCGTTTAATCGACTGGGTTCAGCGGTAACCTTGGTCGATATGATGCCGCGGCTATTGCCGCGGGAAGACGAGGATGTTTCCGGGTTTATCCAACAGCAGTTTGTTGAAGAAGGTATTGACGTGCTGGTAAACCACGTCTCTGTGGGCTTTGAATATCAGGCTGGCGACAGTGTGGCGATACTGGAAAGTGCTACTGGCGATGCTCGGCGTATTGTTTTTGACAAGGTGCTGGTGGCAGTGGGCAGGCGTGCCAATACGGAAGGTCTGGGGTTGGAGGCAATCGGTGTGGAGTTAAATCCGAATGGTACGGTGGTAGTGGACGACTATCTGCGAACCCAATACCCCAATATTGTTGCCTGCGGTGATGTGGCAGGGCCTTATCAGTTTACCCATACGGCTGCACATCAGGCCTGGTATGCAGCAGTCAATACCTTGTTCAGTGGCTTGAAAAAATTCCGTGTCGATTATTCGGTGATTCCCTGGGTAACCTTTACGGATCCCGAAGTTGCGCGAGTTGGGTTAAACGAAACAGAAGCCCGGGAACGGGGCCTGGAATATGAGGTAACCCGCTACGAGATAAGCGATCTCGACAGGGCTATTGCCGACAATACGGCGAAAGGGTTTGTCAAAGTGATGACGGTAAAGGGTAAAGACAAAGTGCTGGGTGCCACCATTGTGGGTGATCGAGCAGGCGATATGATGACGGAGTTTGTCACCGCCATGAAACAAAACCTGGGGCTGAACAAAATTCTGGGTACTATTCACGCTTATCCTTCTATCAGCGAGGCAAATAAATTTGTTGCCGGAGAGTGGAAGCGCCACCATGCACCGGAGAAGCTGCTCAGTTGGGTGGCAAAATACCATCGCTGGAAACGGGGCTAGTCGCGCAAGGCCATCACTTTATTAGCGCAATAAACAAACAGGATGAATGTAACAATGAAGCATGAAATAGTTCAGGATTATTACGGCAAGGCATTACAGGGTTCGGAGGATTTAAAAACCGATGCCTGCTGCACGGTTGATAGCATTCCCGAGTACATCAAGCCGATTATGGCCAAAATTCACCCGGAAGTGAGTGGCAAGTATTACGGTTGTGGTCTGGTTGCTCCGCCGTTGCTTGATGGTACGCGTATTCTCGATCTGGGTAGTGGTTCGGGTCAGGACTGTTATGTGCTGTCAGCGATGGCGGGCGAGAACGGTGCGGTGGTTGGTGTTGATATGACGGATGAGCAGTTAGAGGTTGCTAACCGCCATCTTGAATATCATCGCGATGCATTTGGCTATGAAAGAAACAATGTCCGATTCCTGAAAGGTTATATCGAAAAGCTGGATGAGCTTGATCTCGCCGATGAAAGCTTCGACATTATTGTTTCCAACTGTGTAATTAATTTGTCACCGGACAAACAGGCTGTTCTTGAGCAGGCCTATCGACTGTTAAAGCCGGGCGGTGAAATGTACTTTTCGGACGTCTATGCCGACCGACGTGTTCCTGCTGAGCTGGTTGATGACCCGTTGCTCTATGGAGAGTGTTTAAGCGGTGCCCTTTACTGGCACGATTTTATGGCGCTTGCCCAGAAAGCGGGATTTGCTGACCCCAGGTTGGTGGAAGATCGTCCGCTGGGCATTGAAAACCCGGAAGTGGAAGCGAGGATTGGCCATATCGGGTTTTATTCCGCGACTTACCGGCTGTTTAAAACGCCTGATCTGGAGGCTGGAAGTGAGGATTACGGTTTGTCTGTGGTGTATCTGGGCTCTGTTCCGAATCACGGCTGTACACTGGCATTCGACAAACAATACCGCTTCCCAAAAGGTCAGCCAGTAGCGGTGTGTGGTAATACCTGGCGTATGTTAAAAGCCAGCCGGTTTGCACCCCACTTCGAGTTTTTGGGTGATTTTACCGAGCATAAAGGCGTATTCGAGTGCTGCGGCAATGGTTTGCCGTTTGATCGTCATGCTGCAATGTCCGCAGGTTGTTGTTAGCCGTTTTTGGCTGCCGGTCCGGGTGGTGCAAGATCACGAACAATCAGCCCGTGCTGCAAGGCCTGGGGGGATATGTTGTGTTTCTGCAGGTCGGTTACATTGATGGTCACCTGATGACCCGATCCGGGTGCTGTGTTCATCGGCAGGTCGCGGTCAGATGTTAACTCTTCAAGCGTGAAGGCTATGTTCCCCTCCGGGGTTAACAGGGTGAGCTGATCGCCAACGGAGAACCGGTTTTTCACGTCTACGCTCAGACAGTTGTCGGCCGGGTGCTGATTGAGCACTTCGGCAACAAAAATCTGAGTGCTGGCCGAAGAGTTACCGGTTTCGTAGTTTTGATACTCGCTGGGAACATGGCGGCGATAGAACCCTTCGGTAAAACCACGGTTTGCCATACCCTCTAAATCGTCCATTAAGGTCATGTCGAAAGGTTTGTGATTAAGCGCGTCATCAATGGCGCGTCGATAAACCTGCGCTGTGCGAGCGGCGTAATAATGGGATTTGGTGCGACCTTCAATCTTGAGTGAATCGACGCCGATGTCGATAAGTCGTTGCACATGCTGAACGGCCCGCAGATCTTTCGAATTCATGATATAGGTGCCGTGCTCATCTTCGTAAGCGGGCATCAGTTCGTTGGGTCTGCCTTTTTCCTGCAACAAAAATAAAGCATCCTGCTCGACTTTAACGGGTTCTGGTGTGAAAGATTCCGCGTGAACGGCAGGCACAATTTCGCCGGAATCGGTTTGGCTTGCGGCATGGGTCTGATACTTCCAGCGACAGGAATTGGTACAGGCTCCCTGGTTGGAATCGCGGTGGGTCATATAACCTGACAGCAGACAGCGGCCCGAGTAGGCAATGCACAGCGCGCCGTGAACAAAAACTTCCAATTCCATATCCGGGCAGCGCTGTTTAATTTCTTCGATTTCGTCGAGTGATAATTCACGGGAAAGAATAACCCGGGTCAGGCCCTGTTGTTGCCAGAATTTCACTGTCGCCCAGTTAACAGCGTTAGCCTGAACAGAAAGGTGGATGGGCAACTCTGGCCAGGTTTCTCTCACCAGCATAATCAAGCCTGGGTCCGCCATAATTAAGGCGTCGGGCTTCATTGCAACGACCTCTGCCATATCTGCCAGATAGCTTTTTACTTTGTTGTTATGGGGGCTGATATTGCTGGCGATGTAGAACTGTTTTCCCATTTGATGGGCGCGATCAATACCGATTTTTAGGTTCTCAAGATGATTAAACTCATTTTCTCTGACTCGCAAACTGTAGCGGGGCTGGCCCGCATAAACAGCGTCCGCACCATAGGCAAAGGCATATGCCATGTTTTTGAGTGTCCCTGCGGGAGAGAGTAATTCAGGTTTAAGCTGGTGAGTGTTCAAGGTTCTATTCTGGCCGGGCAGGAAGTTAGGCTGCGCATTATGTTACAGGGTAATCAAAGGGCGTTGATTCTGATCAATAGTTGATCGGGATGTACGCCGGAGGCGTATTAGAATCGCTCAAGAACCGAGTTTAAAAACAATAAGCCTCTGGGGGTGGTAGCGAGTTTTTCCGAGAGGTTTTCTACCAGCGCGAGATCGTGTAGTTCCTGCCATGCTGCCGAAATTGATTCAATGCTCAACCCGGTTCGCTCCTGAAAGAAGACCGTTGGCACACCAGCATTTAAACGCAGGGCATTCATCATAAACTCTAACGGTAGTTCGTCTTGCAGAATGGCTTTCTGTGAGGCGAGGAAAGAGTCTTTTCTTGCCAGATAATCCGCAGGTAAACGGGTTTTGGCGGTGCGAATAATTTGCTGTTTCTCCGGTAGCGTGATTTTCCCATGTGCACCTGCGCCGATGCCCAGATAATCGCCAAACTGCCAGTAGTTAAGATTGTGCCGAGATTGTTTCCCTGTTGTAGAAAAGGCAGAAACTTCGTATTGCTTATAACCCTTGTCGGCTAGTAGATGGTGACTCTGCTGCTGGATGCTATCAAGTATATTTTCCTGTGGTAACTCGGGTGGTGAGCTGAAGAAGGCCGTGTTTGGCTCAATTGTCAGCTGATACCAGGATATATGAGAGGGCTCCAGGGCAATAGCCTGTTTGAGGTCGGAAATAGCCTGTTGCGTGGTTTGTTCTGGAAGGCCATGCATAAGGTCGAGGTTAAAATTATCGAAGCCTGCACGTCTGGCTGACTTTACGGCCTGGAGAGCATCGGCTGCAGAATGTATTCGTCCCAGTTTTTGTAAGTGGCGGTCGGTAAAACTCTGGATGCCAATGGATAAACGGTTCACCCCCGCTTGGCGAAAACCTTGAAATTTGTGCTGCTCAAAAGTGCCGGGATTTGCTTCCAGTGTGATTTCAATATCGCCGGAAAAGGGGATCAGTTTTTCAGTTTCCTGCAGGATTCTTGAAATGCCTGACGAGGAAAAAAGGCTTGGTGTGCCGCCGCCAAAAAAGATTGACTGCAATGGGCGGTCTTGTGTCAGGTACAGATCTTTACCCAAGTCTCTGAGCAGTGCATCGACATATTCTTTTTCAGGCAGGTTGGTCCTTGCTGCGTGAGAATTAAAGTCGCAGTAAGGACATTTTTTTACACACCAGGGAATGTGTATGTAAAGCGATAAAGGAGGCAGCTCAAGAGGCGTTTGCGACATGGCCGGGAGTGTAGCACTGGCACCTTATTTTGTGGTGATTCATATGCCGCCCCGAAGATTTATATTCCGATTGCAGGGTTTAGTTTACGCAGCGTTCTAGGGCTTGCTGACACGAATTGTGGTGCCACATGCGTGAGGAGCAACGACTTTTTTGGTTGCAACAGTGGCAATCCAATGAGTGTGAACAGGCTCTAGCAGATACAGTTGCGGCCATTCGCTTTTGCGTTATAAAGAGCATTGTCCGCGCGACGCAAAAAATCTTCCTGGCTCTCGCCTCTCCGAAGAGCAGCTACTCCGATACTCAGTTGTGGTTTGATGGCGTGTTCGAAAGACCCTGCTCCTTCGCTTCCCAGTGATGCAAGAATACTAGCGGCGGCTGTGTGCGCGCCTTTCAGATTTGTGTTTGGCAATAAAACGATGAATTCGTCGCCGCCAAAGCGAAAGGTTAAATCGGAACTGCGCAGGGACTGCGTGATAATGCTGGCGACACGGCACAAGATTTTGTCACCCCCCAGGTGGCCAATACTGTCATTGATCAATTTAAAATGGTCCACATCAATGATCATGATGGATAGGTCGCAGTGATAGCGCTGTGCTCTATGGGTTTCCATCGGCAGAAGGTTGTCCAGAGAAGCCCGGTTCATAACGCCTGTGAGAGAGTCGTGAAGAGCGGTTCGCTCTATGGTCCGAAAGCTTATTGCGACCTTCAGGTAGTGAACGAGAACGGCCATACTCTGTTCATGATCGAAAAGATCCTGATCGGTGAAGCGTTTTTGGCTGCTGATAATGATAGTGCCCAGATAGTTTTCTTCGAGCCGCAATGTGTAATGGGCTTTATGTTGCTTCTGATCGCCAACAGACAGTGAAAGATTGTCGTCCCGGTGGGTGTATTCAACACTGTCAGCACGCTGAATGCTATTGAGCCAGCTGTGGTACTGGGTGACAAGAATGGTTACATCCAGTTTGCCCTGCAGTAACTGGTGCAGTTGCAGCAGACTGCTTTCGTTGAGTTTCTGGAGAACTCTTTCCTGGCTGTGGGGCTGGCGAGCAGTCGCCGTTTTCGACGTCAGGCTGGCTGTTTTGAGCGATGCAACTTTTTCACTGTTCATAGTCATTGATCTTCTTGTCTTGTTTGCAGCGGTTATGTGATAGACATTGCAATCAGCATGCCAACAAGTTGTCGTGTGGATTTCTCGTTATTTGGCTGCATTTTAGGTGCAATTTCGACGAAATTTACCGTATGTCAAAATAATGACTTTTTTGATGTGAGGGTAAGAAGGGTGTCGCGGGCGGAAGCGTTAAAAAAATGACGCTCCTGGTTGGTGTTGGCCGTTCGTGCTTCAGGCCGGTTGGCTGGAGGTGGCGGACCTTTTTTAGGCCTTGCCGAGAGTGCGCCCCTGCTGGCGATTTGGTGTACTGCCGTGACCGGAATAGGTGGCAGGATTCGAGTCGGTTTGGCGAAGAATGCTCAGTGCACCCTGGGCTTGCTGTTGTTTTTGGTTGATAAGGCGGCCGTTGGCTCGGTTTTTCTCCTGGCACTGCTGGGCGAGAGAGGTGGTTTCGTCAACTATCTGTTGTAGTGCCTGAGGCTTAGTGCTGCTGTCGACCAGCTGCTGGAGTTGCTGCTGTGGGTCGCCATTGGCATTTTGCTGTGTGAAGTGCAGGCGGGCCTGGGTGGCTCTGGACTGGTTTGCCAGTGATTGCTGTTTTTCCGCCGCAATCAGCTCAATGGCGCTGGCATCAGATGTCAGCAGTGCTTGGTGTTCACGGTGGAGTGTATCCAGTAATTGCCGGAGGCAGAGGATTTCCTGTGTGAGCAGGTCTGCAAGCTGTTGCATGATATTAGAGAAGGTCTCGTTCAATATTCAGCAGGCTATTAACGATTTTTTCCGCTTCTACCTGATAACTGCCGTCGGCAATTGAGGCTTTG
This genomic stretch from Pseudomonadales bacterium harbors:
- a CDS encoding TonB-dependent receptor — translated: MLQTLTLKNSITPILVTTIMISVANGDNSKFITEQDVFGDIPIVSVASRMSQSLDKTPASTTVIDRALIEASGAQTWLDIFRLVPGFQAYAVNGNRYGIAYHGFGREFPNHLEVMVDGRSIYSPAFSSTGWPALGLSINDVDHIEIVRGSSVPAHGSNAFLGAVNIITRTPVQDKGTRLIATIGDQDTREGSIIHNNQLGDLAFRTALHYRRNDGFPTVTNDPDGENGPLQDGTEQTSLNLRGIYTPNLQDVLDLQLGFTHSRPGWGDVDHPTEYTSTVFDTSHQSLKWNHTLPSGNELQLHVYHDRLEGENYENLGLASGLLSERLGFTVTPEMVPMLIGVADQPVVFGFKKIKTERYDIELEHHLQLNESLRATWGSAFRHEEVKAAGLFGDNDAHTLNSRRLFGHGEWLIAPEWTFNTGVMIEDNNLVDTIFSSRTALNYHLSPQHTFRIGIARGRRSPSLVEADEFNADFLEDLLIQAIRRSVDDIKEEKLTSYELGYIGYFMDGDLTTDIRLFREEIRDGLEVHHAPAPPGINILDPDDFFATRTNGLEADISGFEWQVRYRPAKGTLIAAQYSYRDVDSFYISRNTGTNVVTSDHNNRAPRHTASLVVSQQLTEQLTASVNTYHMSEADWRDGNSIDELTRIDAQLKYRFNVNRSHGSLSLIGQNLGEDYSEHGQNNVFETRVYLRFELELP
- the rho gene encoding transcription termination factor Rho; protein product: MNLTDLKTKPIGELLKIAEEIGLDNLARSRKQDIIFSILKRHAKSGEDIYGDGVLEILPDGFGFLRSADSSYLAGPDDIYVSPSQIRRFNLRTGDSISGKIRPPKDGERYFAMLKVDEINYDKPENARNKILFENLTPLFPDERMILEAGNGSTEDLTGRIIDLLAPIGKGQRGLIVAPPKAGKTIMMQHIAQSIVRNNPDCHIIVLLIDERPEEVTEMQRSVRGEVVASTFDEPPSRHVQVAEMVIEKAKRLVEHKKDVVILLDSITRLARAYNTVQPSSGKVLTGGVDAHALERPKRFFGAARNIEQGGSLTIIATALVETGSKMDEVIYEEFKGTGNMELHLDRKVAEKRVYPAINVRRSGTRREDLLMAEDELQRVWILRKLLHGMDDSDAIEFLIDKLKVTKANDEFFQSMKRK
- the lpdA gene encoding dihydrolipoyl dehydrogenase, encoding MATKKIILLVLVIALLFGFFLLDARQYLTPQFFRELYQQEPVLTALLFFFIYIAVTGLSLPGAALLTLVGGAIFGLWTGFLLVSFASTIGATLAFLMARFFLRDWVQKKFARHLGAVNRGIEKDGAFYLFSLRLIPVIPFFAINLVMGLTPIRVVTFYLVSQLGMVAGTLVYVNAGAELGAVEVFSAAGILTPGLLFSFVLLAAFPFIARTLLEAFQRRRVYQGHNRPAKFDTNMVVIGAGSAGLVSAYIAAAVKAKVTLIEKHKMGGDCLNTGCVPSKALIRAAKSVKEIRMANQFGINVGEPEVDFARVMARVHEVIAKIEPHDSVERYTALGVDCLAGEARISSPWRVEVDGKSINTRNIVVATGARPFVPPIPGLQDMDYLTSDNLWSLKELPNRLLVMGGGPIGCELAQAFNRLGSAVTLVDMMPRLLPREDEDVSGFIQQQFVEEGIDVLVNHVSVGFEYQAGDSVAILESATGDARRIVFDKVLVAVGRRANTEGLGLEAIGVELNPNGTVVVDDYLRTQYPNIVACGDVAGPYQFTHTAAHQAWYAAVNTLFSGLKKFRVDYSVIPWVTFTDPEVARVGLNETEARERGLEYEVTRYEISDLDRAIADNTAKGFVKVMTVKGKDKVLGATIVGDRAGDMMTEFVTAMKQNLGLNKILGTIHAYPSISEANKFVAGEWKRHHAPEKLLSWVAKYHRWKRG
- the trxA gene encoding thioredoxin TrxA, which produces MSDNIVHVTDSSFDTDVLASDIPVLVDFWATWCGPCKMIAPLLDELAEEYAGKVKICKIDVDNNREVAAKYNVRGIPTLITFKDGAVDSTKVGALSKTQLIEFIDSSL
- the pdxH gene encoding pyridoxamine 5'-phosphate oxidase encodes the protein MSLEDHRREYQYGKLSRSLLNDDPFKQFQLWMDQAVASDVLDPTAMILATVAPDGKPWQRTVLLKGFSEQGFVFYTNYGSRKALDIAGNAQVSLLFPWLSLDRQVTIGGRAEKLSVSQSLGYFVKRPRDSQLAVWTSRQSQQLSSRQMLESQFAKMKEKFAKGDIPLPDFWGGYRIVPEEIQFWQGGENRLHDRFQYLRGEQGWQISRLAP